DNA from Salvelinus namaycush isolate Seneca chromosome 6, SaNama_1.0, whole genome shotgun sequence:
gtggaataactacaatgttgttgatccatcctcagttttctcttatcacagccattaaattctgtaactgttttagtcaccattggcctcatggtgaaatccctgagcagtttccttcctctccggcaactgtgttaggaaggacacctgtatctttgtagtgactgggtgtattgatacaccgtccaaagtgtaattaataacttccccatgctcaaagggatattcaatgtcagattttttatgtttacccatctaccaataggtgcccttctttacaaGGAATTGGAagacctccctggtctttgtggttgaatcggtgtttgaaattcactgctggactgagggaccttacagataattgtatgtgtggggtacgtagatgaggtagtcataaaaaaacaatgttaaacactattattgcacacagaatccatgcaacttatgtgacttgttaagcaaatttttactcaacttatttaggcttgccataacaaaggggttgaatacttattgactcaagacatgacagcttttcatttttaattaatttgttacaatttcaaaaaatataattccattttgacattatggggtattttgtgtaggcaAGTGAcccaaaatctaaatgtaatacattttaaattcaggctgtaacataacaaaatgtggaaggggtgtgaatactttctgaaggcactgtatgtagcctacaTCACATCAACTTGAAAAGACAAGTAGAGTTAGGATTGTTATAATGAAATATCTTTGACTTGACTTATGTTTCCCATTTATTAAAAACATAGTGCTATCAGTgttgtacatttaaaaaataatattaatTCAAAATAGCTGTGTCATATTTATACTTATATCATTAAATTACATTCTACAAGTAATCAACACATTCTATAATGTATTATTTACGATTTAGTACACGAGAGAACTCTAGGCATTTGAACTGCATGTAGTCATTTGGTGGATGTCATTCCACAGCTCGAGGTGGGTAAGAGAGGCAAGTGTAGCtcatttggggtggcaggtagcctagtagttagagcgtggGACTAGTAAACGAAAGATTGCAACCAAGGGgctgcaagatcgaatccccgagctgacaaggtaaaaatctgtcgtgctgcccctgaacaaggcagttaccccactgttcctacgtcattgtaaataagaatttgttcttaactgacttaagtAAAATAGAAATGTTACTTTTATCTGTAATACATAGCTAACATTTGTGTCTAAGGATGTTTGTGTTGCTAATAACACTCGTGTTCATGGACGGCTAAACTAAAACTTGCATACTGAAGATTTAACTGCCAAATATCTAGGCTATCAATCTATCGGTCAGCCTATATTCAGCACGGCGGACAATTCTTCTTCGTAGTAACGCTTCTTCATGGCTCTGTACTTCCTCAGATAGTACAGGGCCTCCAGTTCCTTTATCACAAATTCCCCCCGGTCAACTAGCTTTTTGATCTCCTTAGGGTCTGTGACATCTTTGTTCTTCATAAAGGCTCTCTTCAGACGTTCCCTGAAGTAGTCTGCTCCTTTGGGGTATTCCCGTCCCAAAAACAGGAGCTGTCAATGGAAGAAGACCGGTTACCAATTATAATTCCAGGCTTTGGGGATTGTTTTGGAAAGATAGCTAAATATTGCATGACTGGAAGCAAATCTGGCGTGTGGTAACAACAACGGTTGGGTGCATTGACAGCAGTCAGCGTTTAACTTACGTTCTTGTACAGCTGTCTAACCTCACTCCTCAGAGGGTTGGCCATGTCACTGCCTGAGACCGTAGCAGCCTTCACTACTGGGATGGAAGAAACGTACAGAACATACAACTGGTGATTTAGCATACAGCAGCTGATTATGTAAAACAACAGCTCAGAAATGTGCATATGTCTGATTGCTATCACATATCCTGTGAGCCTAGCCTCACAATCTTAGCTGTGTCATGCATACATTTTACCTTACGTTGGTTCACTTTGCAGGTAGGTTAGTTAACAGTGCAAAAGGGCCAAAATGCGACTAGGTCGCAAAGCGAAtgattagctaggtggctagatAATTGGCAGCTGCAATTTAACCAATAATTGTCTTTGTGCTGGGATAAAAGTTACGTTGTCTCCCAGCACAAGAATCTTGGCTGTAGCTAAACACCCTCTGTTAtaaaaacatccattgtgattaATTCACACGATATAATCAAGATTCCATTACATTATAAAGTCCCTTATAAATAAATCCTTGCAATTAAGTAGTGTCGATAGCTGGTTACTTTGCCCTCCGGGAGTTCATAAACAACGCCGTAAACCCTTTCACATGTCGCAAACCAAAACATTGACCTACTGCGCGTGCGTGCGTACGGTGGCATTTCCATGGTAACTTGGACGCGAAAAGAGTTGAAAGATATCCCACCAAGAGAAGATAGTAACCAGTTTTCCAACAAATGTTATTTCATTACTTATATAGCAAGCTAACCAGTTAGAAAATTAATATTGTGGTTAGGTTGATATGTTTACAAGCCAAGTAGCTAGTTGCATAAGTTACTAGCCAGAGTAAATTAGATtaccagttagctagctaggactCAAGGTGAGCAAGTGACTGCAAATCAGCTTCCTTTTTACTGGAAGCGTGCTGCAAGTCTGTGTTTGGTTCTTTCAGCCTTATCTTGCTACAACTAAATACTATATCTCCTAACTTTCTATTCTCTATGTTCTTTCCTTGTAAGCTACCCAATGATGCAAAGTTAACTTTGTTATTAATAGCATATCTCTCTCTACATTAGATTCATGAGAGATATTAGATCTAGTAGATTAaagcctagctagctaaattgaatATAACATGTTTCAATTTCTCCCAAGCAACCCGAGTCTAGTTTGTAGATAtgttctttacttttactcactTTTCCAATGCCCACAAATTACAAGCATACAGTAGCTTGCACATTTGTTTATGATCACATTTATGTTCATCAAGTTGAATTGTTGATTTGGTTCAAGTCTGCCAAAAAGAAAGGAGGCAAGCTCATCAAGTCTGAAAAGGAGCAACTTCAGAAAGAATAGGTGAGAGAAGACAAAAGGAAGAGGGTACTCTAGAACTTCTCATTTCATTCAATCAGAGCGCATCGAGCATAACATGTCAACCCATAGATGGGTTAgaaatatttttaaaacattAAACATTTTTGTGAAGATTGCATTCAAATCCCCCTTCCTGTTGCTCACAAGTTCCAATTCCCTATCGAAAGGGGATTTATGGAAGGTTTAAGATAAACTTCAAACCTGTTACTTTAATAGCACTTACTAGTCATTAGTTTTATTTCAGCCCTTGACATGGAAAAATAAGTTTTTACAAAGttaaacatgtgctctttatgacagcaTGTTAAAATGAGGTGAAATCATTATTTTTGAGGGACCAAGTTAAACAACCCAAAATGTCCTCAATTCATGGAACCGGCATACTGAAGATTCAGTTGCCAAACATCTGGGCTATCAGTCTGTCGGTCTGCCTACATTCAGCAGGCCTAACAATTCTTCTTCGTAGAAACGCTTTTTCATGGCTCTATATTCCCTCAGATAGTACAGGGTCCCCAGTTCCTTAATCACAGCCTCTCCACAGTCGACAAGCTTTCTGATCTCCTTAGGGTCTGTGACATCTTTGTTCTTCATAAAGGCACTGTTCAGACGCTCCCTGAAGTAGTCTGCTCCTTGGGGGTATTCCCGTCCCAGATACAGTAGCTGTCAGTGGAAGGAGGGCAGGTTACCAGTGATAATCCCAGTGCTTTGGGGATTGTTTAGGACAGATAGCAAAAGATTGCATGAGTGGCAAATCTTATATTGGAAGTAAGTGTGGGTAACAAAAAAGCTTGGGTGCATTGACAGCAGTCAGCCAGTGTTACATTCTTACATTCTTGTACAGCTGTCTAACCTCTCTCCTTAAAGGGTTTGCCATGTCACTGCCTGAGACTATCAGCCTTCACTACTGGGATGGAAGAAAAGAACAGAAGATACAACAGGTGAATTACTATTCAGCAGCTAATGATgtaaaacagctcaaataaataTGCTTATGTCTGATTGTCACATCACATATACCGTGAGCTTACAATCTTTAGCTAGCTATGTGTCATGCATAGTGCATTTTAGCTTATTTTACCTTGGTTCACATAGCAGGTAGTTTAGGTAACAGTACAAAGTCTGCGGCTAGGTAGCAAAGctctggtaaagcgaatgattagcTACCTAATAGTAACGTAATTGGCTAAACACCCTCGGTTATAAAAACATTAATTAGCTTTGTGATTTATTCACACGATATAATTTAGCTTTCATTACATTGTATCTAGGCTCCCTTACCGATAAATCCTCGCAGTGCTGAACGCTATCTATCTTGCTGAAAACTGGCTACATGGGAGCATTACGTCAAACAATGCGTCGATTCCAGTGTCAcggctagaagggatccagcttttgtcaaattaacatcaGATTTGACTTTTCATAGCAGTTTAGGATAATTTACGCAGCAGGTCAGGATACGGTTAGAAAACGGGTTAGGATGAACTAAAATGACATttaattttcttttcttttttttattaatttgacaAAAGTTGGATTCTTTCTAGCCATGACACGCTTATAGCTGGTTGAGGGACGAGCGTCGCATAGGAGTGACATGTTCCGACTATTAGACGTTGGGCTTGTTCGATGTTGCAGGCAACCGACAGTGCAGGCAACTGCCGTCTGATGCCCGTTCACATGCTAGTCGAAACTAGGAAACTCGAACATTTCCGACTTGATGATTCGTTGAATGCGGCACGTGTATTACTACAACTTGTTAGCAAGTCGGACATTTTAGAGTTTCTTAGTTCCAACTAGCACATTATTGCAGCATGACTGATCTACAAAGAACCTTGCATCAGTAGTTCTACGCattcaaaaaaaaaaactacTCATTGGGCGCGTTTGAGTGGTAAGGCTAAAGCAACCGACTGTAAAGGAAAGTCGATGAGTGATGTCGGGGGAGGTGCATCTATGACAGCGGAAGTCAGACACCAATCTGGTTTTCAAATAACTCTGATATTAATATAacagtgttgccattgtttatatGTTTTTCTTTATAATGTCGAAATGAACATGTCTTCAAACCCCATATCATACACTTACAAACTGAAATCGTAtgtgtgtacattgtacaatCAATTAGTGCGGGGGCCTCAAACATCACATTAGTTTGTCCACTGTATACATTACTCACAGTAAAGTTGATTCCTGTTTCAATTATGTATTTGGTTACTTTTGCATGAGTAAAAAAACAACTAATGATTGGTTAACAATGTACAGTagcctcccacaatgcaggtggtggctgcaggatgaagttggtgaagagcaactgcagaaacttgCAGTCAAAACGTCATGATCAACATGatttttgtaaagttcatgcagtcGACATGTAGGCGCAAGTCGGACACATTTCCCCCCCATACTGCAACACGCTTTGGTCAGCGACTTGACAAACGTGATCGGCCGAACGTGCCCATTATTATTTGTAGAGTCAGTCAGTGGCCCTGTTCAAGAGCATAAAACGGTATTGTATCATGGGTACATTTGACCTAGAGgcttacacagttatcaaaacgtcacaccagggtacTTCTACATGAAACACggcccttatttgaagtgtttcaaAAATCCTCTATGGGAAAactgaatggtggaaaaacgattggaaccatttccctgtttgactgctagcttttatgggtattatgattcATACTGTGGTAGTCTATTAGGTGATTTCTTCCCTTATCAGCTGTCTATCACGGACTCCTGGTTTCAGCCAACCGGTGTGCACGAATGGACATTTGGACTCCGGCCTCTCCCACTCCCACTCTAGCTCAAAGTGGTTGTCATCTTTAGCTGATGAGGACCAAGTTTTCAGTGTGTTTTCTAGAAGTGTTTGTGCATGCATCTGCAATAAGAAGTGATCTTGTGTTTCTATGTGCGCTAATGTGTGGTGGTGAACTAGAAAATAAAACTAAGGATATGGACACATCTGCCCGGTTCTTGCCGACCGCCTGTAGTAGGTCTGACCAAATTAGAGTCAGCTTAAGTTACTAGCGGGTGAGGGCATCTTCAGCCAACTGCTCAGACGGGTCCAGCTAGCCGTTTTTACACCTGTTCTTTTTCAAagatttctcacaaaaacaagcatatctctgtgaaatgtcaacTGAGCGTATACCAAGttattttcaaagccttttacatttaattcagctcgtgtcatCCTAATTTTGCTTTTAGAGACCTGCGGAAACAATTTTGAGGACGACGACCGCAAAATGTAAAATCTTCAAAAGATGTTACTAGAAACATGCACTGCTATGTCAACAAAGCTCAGTGCTTATTACCAGATGTATTTGGTTACGAAATCCGAGTTTTGGGATATAATGTCAATAAAATGTGAAAGAGCCCACTGAACGATCATACTTATCTTTGTAAAATGGGTGAGTGGGTGGAGACCCTATGTCATTGACCGTGTTTGAGAGCACCAAAACAACTGCAGTTGACtgccgactgactgatctacaagtCACCTTTCATCATAagtaactactcattattatttgtagatcagtgtcAGTCACAGTTTACCTATGATACGGTTTTGATCCTCTCGAACAGGGCCAATGTCTTACGTCAGATAGCACGAGGAGCATCACTCTCCGTGACGCCATCTGATCTGACGTGAGACAATATGCATCCGATGTATTGTtccattcaaaacaactgggaactcagaaaatcCGCCTTcagacttcagtgcattcaagacaactgaaAAAAAAACGACCTCCAACTTGGAAAAATCGTTTTGAACTGTGATCCCACTCGGAATTCCATGTCGGGAACTCAGGCCTATTTCTAGAGCGCATACTTTGCATACTTCAGCTTTTCTGAAGCTCACcgatgtcatgatttgaccttgtattTCCCAGATATTTCCCTTGAAAGCACAATAAGATACAGTACATTGTAGTTATGATCCTCTCAAACACGTGCATACATGGGTTGggtttatatttatgttcagtataGTTCAGAAAGTGCAGTTTCCCTTCCTACCGCTCAGTGTAATGTACTCCATGGACTGTCATTGGGCACCCCTTCTGTGGGTTACTGAATGTGTAAACTACTCTTTGAAGTTGTTCGATATGATGCATTAATCAAGGGGACTAGATAACCTTAAGGAAAGTAAGAATCACTTCTGCCTTTATTTCTCTAAGTTAACATATGGGTCTCTCGCCCCAACCCCCAGCTGTTGGACACAGGGCTGCAGCCGTTCCCTTACCCCACGGAGCAGTCCCAGATCCAGGGCTCCGCCTCCATGAAGCTGGAGGACAGTGGGGTCCTGACCTGTTCCCCTGTAGGGGTCACAGTCACTCTGCCTGACTCTGTCCTGTTCCTGGAGGACCCACAGGTGGCCCGCTGGGACCCTGAAGGTGAGAGACACCTGGAGGAGAACTGGACGGGCCCCACATTGACAGGGACTGATAGTGATACTgttaaatacatgtattttaacaTATCCCAGAATCTGAATGTAGTTCCTACCTTGTGGGAGGCACTCTTCACAAAAAGTACAGAACTTACAGATAAAAATGAGTGGAGTTGACATGATTCCCTATTCTACATTATTGAGAGCCATGATGTCTAAAATTATATGTCAATCAATAGGTCAGAATAATCTAGAGAGGAAGGAAACGCatacctatttaggcgaggtgctggctagcagagtggaacagttgaaaaataaaggagagccgcacacccTAGGAGCCCAGATGCAAAAACGTCAGGTCCAATgttgacagacaagctgtcttcatcagggtataatgacaaacactgcggggtgactcatttatatagtgtcaaaagacacacaggtgtctgtaatcatggccaggtgtggcctgatatcattggttaattctcatatattaaaatagcatacaaaaaacaaatggatagcgtacgatcatagatacaatttggctacataaacctacaaacatttacaacagcaaaatcacaataatcacaagaatggcatcagatcaaagtctacgttgagaccgaagggagcaagggtctttaaattaaatatccaggcagcctctcgttttaacgaTAAATTATCGAGGTCAGCCCTCTCCTAGGGAGgttgacatgttcgatgccaatataacgtagAGACGAATCGAGGGGTttgcttccaaaaagtgggccgcaactgggcaagttgagtttttgcacctaatggtgctacgaaaTTCGTACTTTTAATttgcgctttgttttacccacataatttttaccacaaggacaagttaagataaataactgccttagtggagcacgtgataacacctttgattgggatcggtttccctgtttgggggtgtttaaaggatctacatttataagtgccattcagtaggggcgcaaatagatgttgtgcagggatatcttggggtggtaaatcagagttgataaaaatctaaaaataatatgaagctatcctcggttattaggtctgagtagtcaagtaTGTCTAATACTAGTCTGATATTGTTAGAAATATGTCTGTTCCTCATAAAGCCATACTGTGTTTCATCAATGATTGCATCCATATTTTTGCAAGTAGTAAGGCTAATATCTTATAGTCATTATTAAGAACACAAATTGGACACCAGTTATCGATGAGCAGCACTTCTTTTTTAGGCTTAGGTATCAGTGTTATTAACCCCTGACTCTTTGTAGGAGggagaacattgtttttaatactCTCTAAAAATACTTCAAATAGGAAGGGAGCTACTTGTTCAGAAAATAATTAGTAAAATTCTGATGTAATTCCATCAACACCTGGTGATTTATTGTTCTTTAGATGTTTGATAGACTCTATAATCTCTTCAACTTTGATGGGTTCATCACACTGTTTAGATTCTATACCACTGATAGAGTGAACATTATTCAGTGAGTCAAAAAACATATCTGTGGATTCCTGACAGTACGTAGAGCTATACAGTTTTCTGTAAAAAAGGCTACAATATTTTTGGGTCATCTGTAATAACACCATCAATGTTTAACTTATGTATAGTGTTATTT
Protein-coding regions in this window:
- the LOC120049346 gene encoding electron transfer flavoprotein regulatory factor 1 yields the protein MANPLRSEVRQLYKNLLFLGREYPKGADYFRERLKRAFMKNKDVTDPKEIKKLVDRGEFVIKELEALYYLRKYRAMKKRYYEEELSAVLNIG
- the LOC120049348 gene encoding electron transfer flavoprotein regulatory factor 1-like produces the protein MANPLRREVRQLYKNLLYLGREYPQGADYFRERLNSAFMKNKDVTDPKEIRKLVDCGEAVIKELGTLYYLREYRAMKKRFYEEELLGLLNVGRPTD